Part of the Tolypothrix sp. PCC 7910 genome, GCCGCGTACCGTTGCTGATATTAACTGCCGATAGACCGCCAGAACTGCGAGATTGCCATTCTGGTCAAACGATAGATCAGGTGAAATTATATGGCACTTACCCAAACTGGCAAACAGAGTTAGCTTTACCTTCCCCAGACATGGGAATGCTAGGTTATCTGCGACAAACAATCATTCACGCTTGGGAAAAATCGCAAACTCCAAGCCAGGGGCCAGTACATCTCAATATTCCTCTGCGTGACCCCCTAGCACCGATTCCTGATGGAATTGATTTCAGCTACTTAGAATCACAGTTTCACCCAGAAGAATTTTTCGCAGCAATCACAAACTCCATCCCATTCCCCATTACCCATTACCCATTACCCATCCCCTCAGAATGGCAACAATGCGATCGCGGAATTATTATTGCTGGTGTTGCTCAACCAAACCAACCACAGGAATATTGTAGAGCGATCGCTCAACTTTCCCAAACCCTCAAATGGCCCGTCTTAGCCGAGGGACTTTCCCCAGTTAGAAATTACGCCGACCTCAACCCCTATTTAATTTCTACCTACGATCAGATTTTGCGAAATCCCCAACTCGCAAAACAGCTAGCACCAGAAATGGTAATTCAAGTAGGAGAAATGCCTACCAGTAAAGAACTGCGTAATTGGATAACTAGTACACAACCACAACGTTGGGTAATTGACCCCAGCGACCAAAACCTTGACCCTCTACATGGAAGGACGATTCATTTGCGGATGAGTATTGAAGATTTGGGGACAAGGGGACAGGGGGACAAGGGGGACAAATCTTTCTCATCTCTCCCTGATTACTTGCAACTTTGGTGTCAAGCAGAAACACAAGTTAGAGCCGCTGTTGATCAAACCTTGGCAATAATGGAAGATTTATTTGAAGGTAAAGCCGCCTGGTTAATTTCGCAAACTTTACCGCCAGGAACGCCATTATTTATCGCCAACAGTATGCCTGTGCGGGATGTAGAATTTTTCTGGAAACCGAATAATTTAGGAGTGCGATCGCATTTTAACCGAGGTGCAAATGGTATCGATGGTACATTATCCACTGCTTTAGGAATTGCCCATCGTCATCAAAGCAGTGTGATGCTAACAGGAGATTTAGCCTTGTTGCATGATACCAACGGTTTTTTAATCCGTAATAAATTTGTAGGACATCTCACAATTCTGTTAATTAACAACAATGGTGGTGGAATTTTTGAAATGTTACCCATTGCGAAATTCGACCCACCATTTGAAGAATTTTTTGGCACTCCCCAAGATATTGATTTTGCCCAACTGTGCGCTACCTATGGTGTAGACCATGAATTAATTACTTCTTGGTCGCAGTTGCAGCAAAGATTAAACCCGCTTCCGACTCAGGGAATTAGGGTTTTGGAACTGCAGACAAGTCGTCGCCTAGACGCTAAGTGGCGGCAGGAGAATTTAAGGAATTTCGCAGCGAATATTACAGTTTAAATCTTCTATTAAATGCTAGCGAATAGTAAATTTAAATATAGCAATTAGTTAATTTTATAATGATAATCTCTTATCTTGAGGTGCAATTTTAATAATTCTTTTCAGCATTATATCTGCTGCACTTAAAACTACTTTCTGTTGGATATTTTCTAAATATTTATATTTTTCTGAAGGCTGTAATCCCTCTATACTAACTTTTTCCAAAAGCTGCGTATATTGTCCAGTGATAAATAAATATATTTCTTCCTCCATTTGTTTAATTTGACTCTTATTTTTTGTGCGTATTAATAAAAGAGCAAAGTATTTTTTAGCTTCAACTAAAGATTGCTCTATATTATCCATGTTACTTTCAGTAGCACCCGAAAGAGTTGATACTGTTGCAATACTCTTAATACAACCAGCATATATGTCTTGTATTTCGCTTCTTTTTTCCCTAGAATTTTGAAAAATGTTAGATATAATAGTAATCACTAAATTAGTAATCACACTAACAATAGCAGTAATGCTAGCGAAATATATAGCTGTTAATGCTGGGTTATCTAGTTGCATAAAAATAGAATATTTTAATTGTAATATTAAATCTATATTTTAGTAGTAGAATTTATCAGTTAATCTAGTAATCTATCGCACTAGAAATCAGACTAATAGTAAAAGGTTATTCTACTATATTTCGCCTAATATATTTTACTATATAGTCAATGCTGCCTATAGTTTTTGTAAGGTTAAACTTAAATGCTTAGCAACAAGTGCAGCAGTTAATATGGCCCTTTTTATTACCAATTTTAACTATAAAGTAAATATCAGTTCGCATCATGCATAATTTAGGGGTTATTGCTACTATTACCGCTGAACAAGAATAATGCTCCCAAAAAGCATAGTCCTATCAGGAGTACAACAGGGAATGGTACAAAATCTCTAAGTATTGAATAGCCTAGACAAAAAAGAAAGAAAGCTATTGTAAGTTTAAGATAATCCATAAAATATTATCTATTTTGATGTAAATTCATAAAATTGGTAACAAACATTATATTCTTTAACTTTTTAGGCTGCCAGATAGCATGAAGTATTTTTTGACTAGCCTTTATCCTAGAAACACCAATTTTAGCGATCGCTTGTCCCTTGGTCTGCGATAAAATTCTCAAGCACAATAGCCGACTCCATAGCAATGCAAGTTAACTGGCAAACTGCCAAAACCTACGAAGATATTCTGTATCAAAAAACGGATGGTATTGCCAAAATCACCATCAATCGTCCCCATAAACGTAATGCTTTCCGCCCCAAAACAGTCTTTGAACTGTATGATGCTTTTTGTGATGCCCGCGAAGATACAACTATTGGCGTAGTTTTATTTACAGGAGCAGGCCCACACACTGATGGCAAGTATGCTTTTTGCGCGGGTGGAGATCAAAGCGTCCGGGGACACGCGGGTTATGTAGATGATACTGGTGTTCCCCGCCTAAATGTGCTGGATTTACAACGCTTGATCCGTTCCATGCCAAAAGTGGTAATTGCCTTAGTAGCAGGATATGCGATTGGTGGTGGTCATGTCTTACATTTAATTTGTGACCTGACCATTGCGGCTGATAATGCTATTTTTGGGCAAACTGGGCCCAAAGTAGGCAGCTTTGATGGTGGCTTCGGTGCTAGCTACCTCGCCCGCATCGTTGGGCAAAAAAAAGCCCGTGAAATTTGGTTTCTCTGTCGTCAATATAATGCCCAACAAGCACTAGAAATGGGTTTAGTAAATACTGTTGTTCCCGTAGAACAATTAGAAGCTGAAGGTATTCAATGGGCACAAGAAGTTTTAGAAAAAAGCCCCATTGCTATACGCTGTCTAAAATCCGCATTTAATGCTGATTGCGATGGGCAAGCAGGTTTACAAGAACTCGCTGGCAATGCAACTCTACTGTATTACATGACAGAAGAGGGTTCTGAGGGTAAACAAGCATTTTTAGAAAAGCGTCCCCCAAATTTTCGCGATTTCCCTTGGTTACCCTAAAATTTAAAAATCGCACCTTATGAAAAGGTGCGATTTTTCTAAATATTAATCAGTGCTAACAACACTAACAATTTTAAAGACAAATTTTAAATTTCAAGCAGAATACAAACTCATACCAAATTGGTTTAACTATTAAGTCTTACCAATTCTATATATAAAATTAAAATCCAAAATTGGTATTAGTTGGGGAATATAAAGACGGCTAAAAGATGGCTAAATGAGTACTGTCTCAGTTCTTGCGTGTTCAGCAGTACAGATAGTAATTTCCTCAACCGGAATAATATTGGTATGTTCCAACTCTGAAGCTAAATTTCCAGTAGCAACTACAACTGGGGTAGCATCTGGTAGACTCCAAGCATCTTCTAAAGTTTCCCAAGAAGGTGCAAAGGGTGGTAGCGCCAAAGAACAAGCTTTCCAACTCCCTTGAACTGGTGCGCCTAACTGCTGACACATTCCACCACGGCGACCTTCGGGATTGTAATGGCGACAATATCTACAGGCAGATGTCAAAAATTTATTAGGTTTCATTTGCGTCCATCTTTTATTTGATATTGAGGTCTAAATTTATATGTTTATATTTTCCTTCTATATCGAATCCCTCATTAATGCCATAAGTGATTATGGTGTATAGGTTTTAGCGATCCCAAGTAAAAAATTAACTTTAGGATATTTTTATAATCTTGTTATATATTTAAATGATCGTTAGAGTGTAGACATGCTAATTTTGATAAAAAACCGTTGGGGATCAACGCTAAAATTGAAATTTTAAATTTTAGCAGTCCTTTCATTTCACCCTTAAGGCATACTATTTAAGATAGATGCGTCTCGTTCTTTGCTCATACTTTTGACATAATCCAAGCAAAAACCGTCTAGTTGAGCAAAACTAGAACTATTGGTCAATAGCTGCAAAATCAGTCAGCTTCAATTTAGTTTCAGGAGGAAGTCAGCCAGTCTTTTTGAGACTCATGCTTTTTTACAGATGAGTTCGCTAAGAAGGAAATCAAAAGAGAGTCAAGCTAAATTGACTATGGCAGTTTTTACAGGCTTCAACACATCTGCAAAACTCTCAATAGTAATTTAGCAATCACTTTAGGTGTAATTTCTAAATTAAAAATAAAATTTCCCATCACTAGGTCATGTAGTTTTTATCTGATATGTTTTAGAACCTTGAGTAATTAGCTAGCATTAATTTTTTTTCCTGCATCCACCCTAAGATCAGTTTTAAAGAAAAAAACAGATTTAAAAGCGCTTGTATTTATATGAATCAATTTTATTTAGCCCAATTTCCGAGGCAAACACACATAGATATGTAAAGAAAAATTAAGCGATCACAATTCAGAATACAAATTAGGGCAATCAGAACCTATATATAGTAGGGGCCTAGATAGGTGTACATCTATAATATTTGTTAAAAAATGGGTGAGTAAAGACTATCGTTTGCAGCCTATACTTTCTTTATTCTTGCCTTCAAGCCTGTTCTCAATCCTCCGCAGTCTAATGTATGAGGATTCCTGAGGCTTTGTAAGAATGCCAGCCTCAGCCAGTCATATTTAATTTTGCTGACTTACTTAAAGCTATCTGTTTCAATCAAGGATAAAAATGAGAGGGGCTGACTCTTGTTAGCAGCAAAGCCTAGAATTCCCGGATCTCGATGTTCGTAGAGTAACTGCCTCTTGCTATCAAACAGAAAAGTTCCGCCACGCTGAGTTAAGTAGGCAGAATTAGGTACGTACGTCTGCCAATTGCTGAGAACTTCCACCATATTCCGTAGCCGGAGAGTAGCTAATTCAAAGGGACGTTGAAACCCACTTCCGCCAGCTAATTGAAAAAACGAGCCTTTAAAAGCAGGTAGAGGGGTACCTTGAATAATTTCATCATCTTCAATAAGTTGAGGGGCTTGGCGATCGCCTGTGTATCCCCGAAAAACTTCTCTTAGGGTTCCTGGACTGCCTAATCCTGCACACATTAACATGAGATTTAGCCAAGCTTTCACAGATACAGAAAGTCCAGGTAGAGCAAGATTCAGCCCTGAATACAGTTTGAGTTGGTGATGTATTTCTGCATTGGGGTCAACAAACAAATTTTGGGGGGGAAATCCCGTATATTGACAGAATTTTGCTCCAGAGGCGCGATCGCCTATTCCCACTGCACGAATAGCAAGTTTTTCGGGAGGCAATTTTGTAGCTTCGCGCTGTAACCACCACGCATATTCAAGGCTATCAAAATCCCCAAGTTGTGGCCAGACTAAAATCAGGATATGAGAGGCATTTTCGCAATTTTCTAGCAGGGGTGTGGTTATGCCATCACTAACACGCTGAAGTTCGGTTTGATGAAAAATATTGTAGGGATTCATTCAAAGAAATCAACTGCTATTTAGCTATCCAAATTTTAGTCTAATTGATGACCATTTTTGTCTAACTTCTGCTATTACCTAGCAATTCAACAAAACGATTAATTAGTTTTGCTTGATTTAATGCAGTTGCACACCAATGGCTAAAGATAGCCCTTCCCAGCAATCTTTAATTGCACCGCTCTAATTACAATCAATAGTAAACTTGCCAAGCAATAATACCAATTAATGCCACAAGACCTAATGCTCTGCGAAAATAATTCACGCCTTGAAATAATTCCAGCCAAGCCCAAGTAAACAACGAGCCATTGGCAACTACATTTAATACTGTATTAATTGGGTCGCTTGTAAACACTAAAGATAGTAAACTCGTCACTATCCAGACAATTAATGGCAAGTTTGGCTTCTGAGCTATCACAATGTTGCCACTGCTATCACGGAAGGTTTTATCAACTAATGTATTTTCCATAATTTTTGGGTTTGTACTGTCAACACTATCTTTTACTAGCATTTAAACATTCAGTTAAATCCTTTTTCATGCATCTAAATGCTGAGATAATAACGGTAAAATATATGCATATATGAGTATGTTGAAAGGTATATAGATGCTATATCAGCAGCGTTTATTTGATATGAATTGCACACAGGTAATACCAATTTGAATAATATTGATGAAAAATAAATTCTATGCATGGGAAGGGTACCAGTCAGATGATTGAATATTACAAAAGATTATAGATGCTGTTCCCATATCTATATTTAATATTCTTTTTTTAGAAAATACATAAATATATGCAAAAAATTAGGGTGAGCATTACTCACCCTAAAACACTGATATACGAAGGTGTTATTTTGGTTGATTTTAAATTTTAAATTCTGAATTTTGCAAAAACTTTGACATTAAAACTTGCCCAAATGAATCTTTAATTCCCCAAAGGAGTTAACCTTTTTTTGTTCTAGCCACCACAAAGCAACTGCCATTAGAGTTGAAGCCATCAACAAAGCTGCAATGACGCGAAAGGTTGCTTGTGTACCAAAAACTAAAGCCTCAACAGGTGCATGGGTGACATCAATATTGGGTGTCAGTTGAGTACTAGCGATCGCCACACAAGAGAACAAAGTGCCGACAAGTGGTACACCTGCTGTTTGCCCCAATATCCGCGATAATGACAACAATCCGGATGTGATACCTAACTGTCCTTTAGGCGCGGCTCCCATAATAGCGCTATTGTTGGGCGATTGAAACATTCCTACTCCCAACCCATAGGGAATAATACCCACAATATAATTGGGTACAGTTAATTCTGTATCAAAAGTACTGATGAGTAAACAACCACTTGCCATCAATACTAAACCAATTAAGCTAATAATTCTTGGGCCAAAGCGGTCAGAAAGAATGCCAGCAATGGGTGCTGTTAATACTATGATAATGGGTGGAATTGCTAGCAACAAACTTGTTTTTTCTGTTGAATAATGCTGCACCAATTCCAGGAAAAATGGCAAAATAAATATTGCCCCTGCCATGACAAAATTCCCTAGAAAACGTAATGCTAAACCCAAGCTAATTTCTAAAGAGCGAAAAATTCGCAAATCTAGCATTGGCTCTAATACATGGGCTTCCACAATTAAAAAACAAGCTAAACTGATGACAGATAAAACCAAAAAAGTGACGGCTGTATGAGAGTTAAAGCCTTGACTTTGTAATAGAGTAATTCCCAATGTAAAGCAGGTTAATGTTAGGGTGAGAATTAGCGTTCCAATGGCATCAAACCGCTGTTTAACAACACCAACTTTAGAAGGCGGCACTAAACGCGCTACAAGCAAAATGCCAACAATCCCAATAGGAACATTTACCAAAAAGATTAAAGGCCAACCCCCTAAACCAATCAGTAACCCTCCGGCTGTAGGGCCTAACATAATTCCTAACCCAAAAATCCCTGCCCTAATTCCTAGCCCTAGTCCGCGTTCTTCGGGGGGAAATACTTCCACAATCATTGCTGTTCCCAGTCCCGATATAAAAGCAGCACCTAACCCTTGAAGTGCGCGAAAGGCAATTAAAACGCCTACATTGGGCGCTAGACCACAAAATAGCGAGCTGAGGGTAAACACCACTAGCCCAATAATGTATAGTCGCTTCTTACTCCACATATCGCCTAACTTTGCCGCACTCATCACAAAAATAGCGATCGCCAATAAATAACTTAAAACCACCCATTGAATGATGGCGAAGCTGGTGTGGAGTGATTCCAGCATACTTGGCAGGGCCAGGTTAACTATATATACATCTAAGGCAAAGATAAATACGCCAATGCCAATGCCTAGCGTCGCCCACCATTTTTTAGATGCTTTTGTTTCTTGCCCTAGCTCATGTAATTCTTCTTCCTGGCTTTTTGACCTTACTAGCATGTTTTCTAGCTCACAAAATTGTCCAAACTATATTCAAGGTTGAATTTCATATTTTACTACTTCATCATTTCCAGCATTTGCCAGTGAGGTTTTGCTAGCAATTATGCTCAGTTTTGTTGGTCTGTCAATAGATATATATAAGCTAAAGCTGTTAATACTCAGCTAAGTAAATCTGTGGCTATAACAGCACAGCTATTTACCAATCCAATTAGTAATTAGCTCGCTCAAGGCACAACGATCTACAATTGCTGGTAGTTCTTTTTCTACATCAATAGGCGTACCTCTTTTAGCAATTTCTTTTATTTCTTGCAAAATCTTTGCTACCAAATCAGGATTTTCCGCTAATTCGGCTCTACCAATTTGCTGAATTGCTTGTTTAATGGCACTACGTCCCGACTGCGTACCTAATGCAAAGCTACTTTTTAATCCTAAAATTTCGGGATTGAGACTTTGATAAAGTTCCTCATCTTTAGACACAGCTTTTACATGCAATCCTGCATAGTGAGTAAAGGCATTTTTTCCTAATATAGGGTGATGGGGAGGAATAGCAATATGTGAATATTCGCTGACTAACTCATATAAATCCTTTAAATATCTAAGCTCCCACTTTGCTTTTTCCTCACCTATATCGATTAAATTTATAAGTAATGGCGCTAAATCAACAATGCCTGTTCTTTCACCTAGGCCCATTACTGTGACATCAATGATATCTGCATCAGCGCTGTATGCATCTAAAGCATTTGCTAAAGCTAAACCTCTATCATTATGACAATGAACTTCTATTTGCGGATATAATTGACGTTTAGCTAATTCAGATTTGAGAGTTTTCACATAGTAAGAAATACTGCGATTTGGCAGAAATGGGGTTGTATATCCTACCGTATCTGCTATGCTAATTATATTCGCTCCAGCTTGTACAGCAGCAACCGCAGCCTCAATTACATTTTCTATTTTTGAGCGAACAGTATCTTCTGGCGTATAGCGAATTAATAAATTATCTTGCTGCTTTCTAGCATAACTAATAACTTCAACAATTTTATCTATTGCTGTTGCCAAACTTAAATTGTAGTCAAGTTGTAGCCTTTTTTCCGAAACACTAAAGACAATACCTAAAAAGTCAATGCCGCAATCTAGGCATTTGTTAACATTCTCAATGCTGCACAGAGAATGAGCGCCTATTTTAGCCTTAATACCAGCATGAGAAATTTTAGTAATGGCGTTAGCAATTTCACCATCGACGGCTGGATTTCCAGCTTCAATAATATCCACTCCTACTAAATCTAAAAACTGAGCGATCGCCAGCTTGATCTCAGGAGAAAAATAAACTCCAGGAGTTTGTTCTCCCTCTCTTAAGGTAGAGTCCAGAATCTTAATCATATCACCTATATATTTAGGGAGTAGTTTGCACTAATAGTGGTTTTTAAACAACTCAGAAGTATTCTATACTTATAACTGTTGTTTATGTCATTAATTCGGACAAATTCATAGTCAGCACTTTAGTGTTTCAAAATTCATAACTAAAGTCTTGTCGACATAATTATTCAATAATTTTCAGAACTAGTGAAATAAAACGCTAATATACTCTACGGCAAGCAAGCTATAACCTAAGCTACAATTTATCCTTAATGGAACCAGATTGAAATAAAATCAGAATTTGACAAAATAATACCAATTTGAAATAAAGAGTACGACTGATTATAGGTGCACGCCAATGGTGTGCCCTCTAGAATATATTGATGTGTAGCAAATATTATTTGAATTGGTATATAGCAATCCCATATTGGGGAGCTACAGCAATAAAAAATTGACCACAGATGAAAGAGGATAAACGCAGATAAATTTGTACTTTACT contains:
- the menD gene encoding 2-succinyl-5-enolpyruvyl-6-hydroxy-3-cyclohexene-1-carboxylic-acid synthase, translating into MPIACKNVNQLWAYILTETLKCLGLTCAVICPGSRSTPLAVAFAQQKPDIEAISILDERSAAFFALGQAKASGKPVVLLCTSGTAGANFYPAIIEARESRVPLLILTADRPPELRDCHSGQTIDQVKLYGTYPNWQTELALPSPDMGMLGYLRQTIIHAWEKSQTPSQGPVHLNIPLRDPLAPIPDGIDFSYLESQFHPEEFFAAITNSIPFPITHYPLPIPSEWQQCDRGIIIAGVAQPNQPQEYCRAIAQLSQTLKWPVLAEGLSPVRNYADLNPYLISTYDQILRNPQLAKQLAPEMVIQVGEMPTSKELRNWITSTQPQRWVIDPSDQNLDPLHGRTIHLRMSIEDLGTRGQGDKGDKSFSSLPDYLQLWCQAETQVRAAVDQTLAIMEDLFEGKAAWLISQTLPPGTPLFIANSMPVRDVEFFWKPNNLGVRSHFNRGANGIDGTLSTALGIAHRHQSSVMLTGDLALLHDTNGFLIRNKFVGHLTILLINNNGGGIFEMLPIAKFDPPFEEFFGTPQDIDFAQLCATYGVDHELITSWSQLQQRLNPLPTQGIRVLELQTSRRLDAKWRQENLRNFAANITV
- the menB gene encoding 1,4-dihydroxy-2-naphthoyl-CoA synthase; translation: MQVNWQTAKTYEDILYQKTDGIAKITINRPHKRNAFRPKTVFELYDAFCDAREDTTIGVVLFTGAGPHTDGKYAFCAGGDQSVRGHAGYVDDTGVPRLNVLDLQRLIRSMPKVVIALVAGYAIGGGHVLHLICDLTIAADNAIFGQTGPKVGSFDGGFGASYLARIVGQKKAREIWFLCRQYNAQQALEMGLVNTVVPVEQLEAEGIQWAQEVLEKSPIAIRCLKSAFNADCDGQAGLQELAGNATLLYYMTEEGSEGKQAFLEKRPPNFRDFPWLP
- a CDS encoding peroxiredoxin-like family protein, which gives rise to MNPYNIFHQTELQRVSDGITTPLLENCENASHILILVWPQLGDFDSLEYAWWLQREATKLPPEKLAIRAVGIGDRASGAKFCQYTGFPPQNLFVDPNAEIHHQLKLYSGLNLALPGLSVSVKAWLNLMLMCAGLGSPGTLREVFRGYTGDRQAPQLIEDDEIIQGTPLPAFKGSFFQLAGGSGFQRPFELATLRLRNMVEVLSNWQTYVPNSAYLTQRGGTFLFDSKRQLLYEHRDPGILGFAANKSQPLSFLSLIETDSFK
- a CDS encoding MFS transporter, which translates into the protein MLVRSKSQEEELHELGQETKASKKWWATLGIGIGVFIFALDVYIVNLALPSMLESLHTSFAIIQWVVLSYLLAIAIFVMSAAKLGDMWSKKRLYIIGLVVFTLSSLFCGLAPNVGVLIAFRALQGLGAAFISGLGTAMIVEVFPPEERGLGLGIRAGIFGLGIMLGPTAGGLLIGLGGWPLIFLVNVPIGIVGILLVARLVPPSKVGVVKQRFDAIGTLILTLTLTCFTLGITLLQSQGFNSHTAVTFLVLSVISLACFLIVEAHVLEPMLDLRIFRSLEISLGLALRFLGNFVMAGAIFILPFFLELVQHYSTEKTSLLLAIPPIIIVLTAPIAGILSDRFGPRIISLIGLVLMASGCLLISTFDTELTVPNYIVGIIPYGLGVGMFQSPNNSAIMGAAPKGQLGITSGLLSLSRILGQTAGVPLVGTLFSCVAIASTQLTPNIDVTHAPVEALVFGTQATFRVIAALLMASTLMAVALWWLEQKKVNSFGELKIHLGKF
- a CDS encoding LeuA family protein, whose translation is MIKILDSTLREGEQTPGVYFSPEIKLAIAQFLDLVGVDIIEAGNPAVDGEIANAITKISHAGIKAKIGAHSLCSIENVNKCLDCGIDFLGIVFSVSEKRLQLDYNLSLATAIDKIVEVISYARKQQDNLLIRYTPEDTVRSKIENVIEAAVAAVQAGANIISIADTVGYTTPFLPNRSISYYVKTLKSELAKRQLYPQIEVHCHNDRGLALANALDAYSADADIIDVTVMGLGERTGIVDLAPLLINLIDIGEEKAKWELRYLKDLYELVSEYSHIAIPPHHPILGKNAFTHYAGLHVKAVSKDEELYQSLNPEILGLKSSFALGTQSGRSAIKQAIQQIGRAELAENPDLVAKILQEIKEIAKRGTPIDVEKELPAIVDRCALSELITNWIGK